The following proteins come from a genomic window of Lemur catta isolate mLemCat1 chromosome 4, mLemCat1.pri, whole genome shotgun sequence:
- the PELI1 gene encoding E3 ubiquitin-protein ligase pellino homolog 1 isoform X1, which yields MFSPDQENHPSKAPVKYGELIVLGYNGSLPNGDRGRRKSRFALFKRPKANGVKPSTVHIACTPQAAKAISNKDQHSISYTLSRAQTVVVEYTHDSNTDMFQIGRSTESPIDFVVTDTVPGSQSNSDTQSVQSTISRFACRIICERNPPFTARIYAAGFDSSKNIFLGEKAAKWKTSDGQMDGLTTNGVLVMHPRNGFTEDSKPGIWREISVCGNVFSLRETRSAQQRGKMVEMETNQLQDGSLIDLCGATLLWRTAEGLSHTPTVKHLEALRQEINAARPQCPVGFNTLAFPSMKRKDVVDEKQPWVYLNCGHVHGYHNWGNKEERDGKDRECPMCRSVGPYVPLWLGCEAGFYVDAGPPTHAFSPCGHVCSEKTTAYWSQIPLPHGTHTFHAACPFCAHQLAGEQGYIRLIFQGPLD from the exons ATGTTTTCTCCTGATCAAGAAAATCATCCATCTAAAGCACCAGTAAAATATGGTGAACTCATTGTCTTAGG GTATAATGGGTCTCTCCCAAATGGCgatagaggaaggaggaaaagtagATTTGCTTTGTTTAAAAGACCTAAGGCAAATGGGGTGAAGCCCAGCACTGTGCATATTGCTTGTACTCCTCAGGCtgcaaag GCAATAAGCAACAAGGACCAGCATAGCATATCATATACTTTATCTCGGGCCCAGACAGTGGTGGTTGAATATACTCATGACAGCAACACTGATATGTTTCAG attGGTCGGTCAACTGAAAGTCCCATTGATTTTGTAGTAACTGACACAGTTCCTGGAAGTCAAAGTAATTCTGATACACAGTCAGTACAAAGCACTATATCAAGATTTGCCTGTAGAATCATATGTGAACGGAATCCCCCCTTTACAGCACGGATTTATGCTGCAGGATTTGACTCATCAAAAAACATCTTTCTTGGG GAAAAGGCTGCCAAATGGAAGACATCAGATGGGCAGATGGATGGCTTGACCACTAATGGTGTTCTTGTGATGCATCCACGCAATGGGTTCACAGAAGACTCTAAGCCTGGAATATGGAGAGAAATATCTGTGTGTGGAAATGTATTTAGCCTGCGTGAAACCAGATCAGCTCAGCAGAGAGGAAAAATG GTGGAAATGGAAACCAATCAGTTACAAGATGGCTCGTTAATTGACCTCTGTGGTGCAACATTGCTGTGGCGTACTGCAGAAGGCCTTTCCCACACTCCCACCGTGAAGCATTTAGAAGCTTTAAGACAGGAAATCAATGCAGCACGACCTCAGTGCCCTGTAGGTTTCAACACACTAGCATTTCCTAGTATGAAGAGGAAAGATGTTGTAGACGAAAAACAGCCGTGGGTATATCTAAACTGTGGCCATGTACACGGCTATCATAACTGGGGAAACAAAGAAGAACGTGACGGAAAAGATCGTGAATGTCCTATGTGTAGGTCTGTTGGTCCCTACGTTCCTCTGTGGCTTGGATGTGAAGCTGGATTTTATGTGGACGCCGGCCCTCCAACCCACGCGTTCAGCCCTTGTGGGCATGTGTGTTCAGAAAAGACAACTGCCTATTGGTCCCAGATCCCACTTCCTCATGGTACTCATACTTTTCATGCAGCCTGTCCCTTTTGTGCACATCAGTTGGCTGGTGAACAAGGCTACATCAGACTTATTTTCCAAGGACCTTTAGACTAA
- the PELI1 gene encoding E3 ubiquitin-protein ligase pellino homolog 1 isoform X2, translating to MFSPDQENHPSKAPVKYGELIVLGYNGSLPNGDRGRRKSRFALFKRPKANGVKPSTVHIACTPQAAKIGRSTESPIDFVVTDTVPGSQSNSDTQSVQSTISRFACRIICERNPPFTARIYAAGFDSSKNIFLGEKAAKWKTSDGQMDGLTTNGVLVMHPRNGFTEDSKPGIWREISVCGNVFSLRETRSAQQRGKMVEMETNQLQDGSLIDLCGATLLWRTAEGLSHTPTVKHLEALRQEINAARPQCPVGFNTLAFPSMKRKDVVDEKQPWVYLNCGHVHGYHNWGNKEERDGKDRECPMCRSVGPYVPLWLGCEAGFYVDAGPPTHAFSPCGHVCSEKTTAYWSQIPLPHGTHTFHAACPFCAHQLAGEQGYIRLIFQGPLD from the exons ATGTTTTCTCCTGATCAAGAAAATCATCCATCTAAAGCACCAGTAAAATATGGTGAACTCATTGTCTTAGG GTATAATGGGTCTCTCCCAAATGGCgatagaggaaggaggaaaagtagATTTGCTTTGTTTAAAAGACCTAAGGCAAATGGGGTGAAGCCCAGCACTGTGCATATTGCTTGTACTCCTCAGGCtgcaaag attGGTCGGTCAACTGAAAGTCCCATTGATTTTGTAGTAACTGACACAGTTCCTGGAAGTCAAAGTAATTCTGATACACAGTCAGTACAAAGCACTATATCAAGATTTGCCTGTAGAATCATATGTGAACGGAATCCCCCCTTTACAGCACGGATTTATGCTGCAGGATTTGACTCATCAAAAAACATCTTTCTTGGG GAAAAGGCTGCCAAATGGAAGACATCAGATGGGCAGATGGATGGCTTGACCACTAATGGTGTTCTTGTGATGCATCCACGCAATGGGTTCACAGAAGACTCTAAGCCTGGAATATGGAGAGAAATATCTGTGTGTGGAAATGTATTTAGCCTGCGTGAAACCAGATCAGCTCAGCAGAGAGGAAAAATG GTGGAAATGGAAACCAATCAGTTACAAGATGGCTCGTTAATTGACCTCTGTGGTGCAACATTGCTGTGGCGTACTGCAGAAGGCCTTTCCCACACTCCCACCGTGAAGCATTTAGAAGCTTTAAGACAGGAAATCAATGCAGCACGACCTCAGTGCCCTGTAGGTTTCAACACACTAGCATTTCCTAGTATGAAGAGGAAAGATGTTGTAGACGAAAAACAGCCGTGGGTATATCTAAACTGTGGCCATGTACACGGCTATCATAACTGGGGAAACAAAGAAGAACGTGACGGAAAAGATCGTGAATGTCCTATGTGTAGGTCTGTTGGTCCCTACGTTCCTCTGTGGCTTGGATGTGAAGCTGGATTTTATGTGGACGCCGGCCCTCCAACCCACGCGTTCAGCCCTTGTGGGCATGTGTGTTCAGAAAAGACAACTGCCTATTGGTCCCAGATCCCACTTCCTCATGGTACTCATACTTTTCATGCAGCCTGTCCCTTTTGTGCACATCAGTTGGCTGGTGAACAAGGCTACATCAGACTTATTTTCCAAGGACCTTTAGACTAA